In Pajaroellobacter abortibovis, the following are encoded in one genomic region:
- the mrdA gene encoding penicillin-binding protein 2 has translation MSDFLLSRADAGEFRKRYRWLILITLLAFTTILIRLFQLQILSHKEYEGIARQNIVRRVSLTTTRGLIRDAYGQVLATNRPIYNAFIVPGRMMLSSSNSQYNLHSNQNESWARLTDILRLNPSERHQFEQKMKTACITQEERSPCWRSIVIREDLPRDIIAELKQYQSELPGVGVTSTLIRDYPYNHLAAHTIGYLSEINPETLSRFRPQGYEHWNEEEKKKTNPLAYELGDKLGVSGVEALAESFLRGQKGWEKRIIDARGRYRTGPEIERLLEAPIRSKAIAGKNIRLTLDIELEQAIEKAFAFFKRGAAVVVEVQTGRLLALYSKPDFDLNELSGGGGRNRIREAFQLLQSNPFYPMLDRTMSGTFHPGSVFKPFTALALLHDNLVKLEETVECKGSITLGHRIFRCSHIHGKMTLREALAQSCNVYFFKVAERAGMDRIAQVASSFGLGEKTGIGMNAEAAGRIPTRYWYNLKHPGQFRIGLTLNTSIGQGDTMITPLQMALAYAAIANGDTLYAPQIIRSIERNDGSIIQDFPPRVRAHLPFSAEHLEIIKDGLKEAVTSPKGTAYPMHALDLDIAGKTGTAQTGGTIIQNRNSKLFHEHRDHAWFAGFAPLKSPVIAVVVLLEHGGSGPRNAVPIAMRIFQDYFRLSSMRSHTSPSTSTPTTDINQNSKGSSWRDKGL, from the coding sequence ATGAGTGACTTTCTGTTATCCCGTGCAGATGCAGGCGAATTTCGAAAGCGCTATCGGTGGCTGATCCTGATCACCCTGCTCGCCTTTACAACCATTCTGATCCGATTATTCCAACTTCAGATCCTATCCCACAAAGAATACGAAGGGATTGCGAGACAAAATATCGTCCGACGCGTCAGCTTAACCACCACACGAGGGCTTATTCGAGATGCTTATGGACAAGTACTAGCGACCAATCGCCCTATTTACAACGCCTTCATTGTACCAGGTCGAATGATGCTCAGCTCTAGCAATTCACAGTACAACCTCCATTCCAATCAGAACGAATCGTGGGCACGCCTCACCGATATTCTCCGATTAAATCCAAGCGAACGGCACCAATTCGAACAAAAAATGAAAACAGCTTGTATCACTCAAGAAGAACGCTCACCCTGTTGGCGTTCAATTGTAATCCGCGAAGATCTTCCAAGAGATATCATTGCTGAATTGAAACAGTATCAATCGGAACTGCCCGGTGTTGGAGTCACAAGCACATTGATACGCGATTATCCCTACAATCATCTTGCTGCCCACACAATCGGCTACCTCTCTGAGATCAATCCAGAAACATTAAGCCGCTTTCGACCGCAAGGTTATGAGCATTGGAATGAAGAAGAGAAGAAAAAAACCAATCCTCTTGCGTACGAACTCGGAGACAAGTTAGGGGTTAGCGGTGTAGAGGCATTGGCAGAGAGTTTTCTGCGAGGGCAAAAAGGGTGGGAAAAACGGATCATAGATGCACGAGGACGTTACCGCACAGGACCTGAAATAGAGCGCTTACTAGAAGCTCCTATCCGAAGCAAAGCTATCGCTGGGAAGAATATTCGTCTCACCTTAGATATCGAACTTGAACAAGCGATTGAAAAAGCGTTTGCCTTTTTTAAAAGAGGCGCTGCTGTAGTCGTTGAAGTACAAACAGGACGTTTACTAGCGCTGTATTCCAAACCTGACTTTGATCTCAACGAACTATCAGGAGGAGGAGGGCGAAATCGGATTCGAGAAGCTTTTCAACTACTTCAAAGCAACCCGTTCTACCCCATGTTAGACCGAACGATGAGCGGCACATTCCATCCTGGTTCGGTGTTTAAACCGTTCACGGCGTTGGCTCTTCTTCACGACAATCTTGTCAAACTAGAAGAAACGGTCGAATGTAAAGGGTCTATCACCTTAGGTCACCGCATTTTCCGTTGCTCTCACATTCATGGAAAGATGACACTCCGGGAAGCACTCGCTCAATCTTGCAATGTCTATTTCTTCAAAGTCGCCGAACGAGCAGGGATGGATCGGATCGCTCAAGTGGCCTCCTCTTTCGGTCTAGGTGAAAAGACAGGAATCGGGATGAATGCCGAAGCAGCAGGCCGCATCCCCACACGTTATTGGTACAATTTGAAGCACCCAGGACAATTTCGAATTGGACTTACACTCAACACATCGATCGGACAAGGGGATACCATGATCACTCCCCTTCAGATGGCACTTGCCTATGCGGCAATTGCAAACGGAGACACGTTATACGCCCCTCAAATCATCCGTTCTATTGAAAGAAATGACGGCTCTATCATCCAAGATTTCCCACCTCGGGTACGAGCACACCTCCCTTTTAGTGCAGAACATCTCGAAATTATTAAAGATGGTCTCAAAGAGGCGGTTACCTCTCCCAAAGGGACTGCCTATCCAATGCATGCGCTCGATCTGGACATTGCAGGGAAAACAGGAACTGCCCAAACTGGCGGAACAATCATTCAGAACCGAAATTCCAAGTTGTTTCATGAGCATCGAGATCATGCCTGGTTCGCAGGATTTGCTCCCCTCAAATCACCGGTGATTGCGGTAGTCGTTCTTTTAGAACATGGAGGGTCAGGCCCTAGAAATGCTGTCCCTATAGCCATGCGGATCTTCCAAGATTATTTCCGCCTCTCTTCGATGCGCTCACACACATCCCCCTCAACTTCAACCCCTACTACCGATATCAACCAGAATAGCAAAGGTTCATCATGGAGGGACAAAGGGCTTTAG
- a CDS encoding RNA recognition motif domain-containing protein, producing the protein MVNEETKLFVSGLPDSISEDILKQIFEATGGTVVNLSLPKDRTTGRPRGFGFVTLSTSSQAATARDTLDGSMQNGKLISVRPFQAEPPRRNHAGFPGGGSGEERGSSRGNRLPKSSNQQQGAPDRTLYVGNLPYDCTPEELETLIHKIVDGSVQQVNLPVGMDGRKRGFGFVTMASPEAAKTVASSLQSVDLRGRRLIVNLAHAKGERSLRSEGPSYSSGMGYMPNFMPAQVGGGSHHNRKNFDDRRRKYSGRGDEEGAHRPRRREQSPSIKDWSDDDDD; encoded by the coding sequence ATGGTGAATGAAGAAACAAAACTGTTTGTGTCTGGGTTACCTGACAGTATATCAGAAGACATACTTAAACAAATTTTCGAGGCTACAGGTGGCACTGTTGTCAATCTCAGTCTTCCCAAAGATCGTACAACCGGAAGGCCGCGTGGGTTTGGATTTGTTACGCTATCCACATCAAGCCAAGCAGCAACAGCACGGGATACACTCGATGGTTCCATGCAGAATGGAAAACTAATCTCCGTTCGTCCTTTTCAGGCTGAACCACCACGGCGCAACCACGCAGGGTTTCCAGGCGGTGGCAGCGGTGAAGAGAGAGGCTCTTCAAGAGGTAATCGACTTCCCAAAAGTTCAAATCAGCAGCAAGGTGCACCCGATCGAACTCTCTACGTAGGGAATCTCCCCTATGACTGCACCCCAGAAGAACTCGAGACCCTGATTCACAAGATTGTCGACGGCTCTGTCCAACAGGTGAATCTACCTGTGGGTATGGATGGTCGAAAGCGAGGGTTTGGATTTGTGACGATGGCCTCTCCCGAAGCAGCAAAAACGGTTGCTTCTTCGCTGCAGTCTGTGGACTTGCGAGGACGCCGGCTGATTGTCAATTTGGCCCACGCGAAGGGTGAACGTTCCCTGCGTTCAGAAGGTCCTAGTTACAGCAGCGGGATGGGATACATGCCTAATTTTATGCCAGCCCAAGTGGGAGGTGGTTCTCATCACAACCGCAAGAATTTTGATGATCGCAGGAGGAAATATTCAGGTCGAGGCGATGAGGAAGGAGCCCATCGTCCCCGCCGACGCGAACAAAGTCCCAGCATCAAAGATTGGTCTGATGATGATGATGATTAA
- a CDS encoding ABC transporter permease, whose product MPSLHYALSLAVRHMFSKKRTFISIGTWFSILGVALGVAALAIVMSVTGGFKDQFREKVLGTNAHVLILKYSIEFQEYHEIMKSVESIPGVIGIAPFLISPMMITHRERTAASVLLKGVDPNLMPNVLDLPKHIVKGNLKELRYPDAKPPDRTVHSSPFSSSSTQKSNSLPFPLTGEESQRPRAFLSTTQEQITSEGSAPSIASPSALVLRDNVPDPLWHIIPPPPPPSGNIVPQEGFDSILPEEILLDTIHPPIDACSQSPQNIRLPGVVVGHTLAEQINVTIGDCAQIASPPLDSYFGGHLSSPIVKQFRVIAIFNAGFDQYDSRFIYTDLYEAQKFYAYGDNVTGIEIKVNDIERAPAIAKEISKALNSNIYHTMDWHELNHNLFTALIIQQIGMSIVLALIIIVATFTVVATLIMIVLDKRKEIALLKAIGAKNSIILRIFLYQGLFIGTMGTVLGLILGALICKSLLAFGFPLDPKVYFVSQLPVNLRINEFLIAGSFALSICIIATLFPALYAARLQPSDGLRAD is encoded by the coding sequence ATGCCTTCACTCCATTACGCCCTTAGTCTCGCAGTCCGCCACATGTTCTCCAAGAAGAGAACATTTATATCGATTGGCACTTGGTTTTCCATTCTAGGCGTCGCTTTAGGAGTAGCTGCCTTAGCGATTGTGATGAGCGTCACAGGTGGATTTAAAGATCAATTCCGAGAAAAAGTGCTTGGAACGAACGCTCATGTACTGATCTTAAAATATTCAATAGAATTTCAAGAATATCATGAAATCATGAAAAGCGTAGAAAGTATCCCTGGAGTCATTGGGATCGCACCCTTTCTGATTAGTCCCATGATGATAACCCACCGTGAACGAACTGCAGCAAGTGTACTGCTCAAAGGGGTGGACCCCAATTTGATGCCCAACGTACTGGACCTCCCTAAACACATCGTTAAAGGGAACCTCAAAGAATTACGATATCCCGACGCAAAACCGCCTGATCGCACTGTCCACTCTTCCCCTTTTTCTTCCTCCTCAACCCAAAAGAGCAATTCCCTACCTTTCCCTCTTACTGGGGAGGAAAGTCAGCGTCCCCGAGCTTTTCTTAGTACCACACAAGAACAAATTACTTCAGAAGGCTCCGCTCCTTCTATAGCTTCTCCAAGTGCATTAGTCCTTAGAGATAACGTTCCAGATCCCTTGTGGCACATCATTCCTCCCCCTCCTCCGCCAAGCGGTAATATAGTTCCACAGGAGGGCTTCGACAGCATTCTACCCGAAGAAATCCTCTTAGATACAATACATCCCCCTATTGATGCTTGCTCTCAATCACCACAGAACATTCGATTGCCAGGGGTTGTCGTGGGGCATACTCTCGCCGAACAAATCAACGTAACAATTGGAGATTGTGCTCAAATCGCCTCCCCACCTTTAGATAGTTACTTCGGAGGCCATTTATCCTCTCCTATTGTTAAACAGTTTCGCGTAATCGCTATTTTCAATGCAGGTTTTGATCAATACGATTCGAGGTTTATTTACACTGATCTCTACGAAGCTCAAAAATTCTATGCGTACGGAGATAACGTTACCGGCATTGAGATTAAAGTGAACGATATTGAGCGAGCTCCTGCGATCGCAAAAGAGATCAGCAAAGCTTTAAATAGTAATATCTATCACACGATGGATTGGCATGAACTCAATCACAATCTCTTCACTGCGCTGATAATCCAACAAATCGGGATGAGCATCGTATTAGCCTTGATCATTATCGTAGCCACCTTCACAGTGGTAGCAACCCTCATCATGATTGTGCTCGACAAAAGAAAAGAAATTGCTTTGCTCAAAGCGATAGGAGCTAAAAACAGTATTATTTTGCGAATTTTTCTCTACCAAGGGCTCTTTATCGGAACGATGGGCACAGTGCTAGGCCTTATTTTAGGCGCCCTGATATGTAAAAGTCTCCTCGCTTTCGGATTTCCTCTCGATCCAAAAGTTTATTTTGTCTCGCAACTGCCTGTTAATCTCAGGATTAATGAATTTCTGATTGCAGGGAGTTTTGCACTTTCAATCTGCATCATAGCCACACTGTTCCCTGCTCTCTACGCAGCTAGACTCCAACCTTCCGATGGACTACGAGCAGACTAG
- a CDS encoding rod shape-determining protein, protein MIFNWLRGLFSHDLAIDLGTATTLVYAKGKGIVSCEPSVVAVQQDPRGGNRVLAVGREAKEMLGRTPTNIRTVRPLRDGVIADFDTAEAMLRYAIARASNQRTLVKPRIIICVPFGITDVEKRAVKESAESAGAREVYLIEEPMAAAIGAGLPITEPSGNMIVGIGGGTTEVGVISLAGIVYSQSVRVGGDKMDEAIAAYLKRKYNLSVGEQTAERIKLRIGNAYPLDKQLTMEVKGQDLVAGVPKTVVIHSDEVREALTEPINAIVEATLLALEKTPPELASDIVDKGVVLAGGGALLTNLDVLLREETGLPVIICDDPVSAVVLGSGKVLDHMELLKEVTIS, encoded by the coding sequence ATGATTTTTAATTGGCTGCGCGGCCTTTTCTCCCACGACCTGGCTATTGATCTAGGAACTGCAACAACTCTGGTATACGCCAAGGGCAAGGGGATTGTTTCCTGCGAACCTTCTGTTGTAGCCGTCCAACAAGACCCTCGCGGAGGTAATCGTGTGCTGGCAGTTGGACGCGAAGCCAAAGAAATGTTGGGACGAACACCCACCAATATCCGCACCGTTCGTCCTTTGCGGGATGGTGTCATCGCCGATTTCGACACTGCTGAAGCGATGCTGCGCTATGCTATCGCACGCGCCAGCAATCAACGCACTCTTGTCAAGCCGAGAATTATCATCTGCGTCCCCTTTGGGATTACAGATGTAGAAAAAAGAGCAGTCAAAGAGAGCGCAGAGAGCGCGGGGGCGAGAGAAGTTTACCTCATCGAAGAACCGATGGCTGCAGCCATCGGTGCTGGTCTACCGATCACAGAACCTTCTGGCAACATGATCGTGGGCATCGGAGGTGGGACGACCGAAGTGGGCGTGATCTCGCTTGCAGGAATCGTCTATTCTCAAAGCGTCCGCGTAGGAGGGGATAAGATGGATGAAGCCATCGCGGCTTATTTAAAACGAAAGTATAATTTATCAGTAGGAGAACAAACTGCCGAACGTATTAAATTACGGATCGGGAATGCTTATCCATTGGACAAGCAATTGACGATGGAAGTCAAAGGTCAGGACCTTGTCGCAGGGGTTCCAAAAACGGTAGTGATTCATTCAGATGAAGTCAGAGAAGCATTGACTGAACCAATCAATGCAATTGTAGAGGCAACTCTTCTGGCTCTTGAGAAAACACCGCCTGAATTAGCCTCCGATATTGTAGATAAAGGGGTTGTTTTAGCAGGGGGCGGCGCATTGCTGACCAATTTAGATGTGTTGCTAAGAGAGGAAACAGGGTTGCCTGTCATTATATGCGATGATCCCGTCAGCGCTGTCGTGCTGGGAAGCGGCAAAGTGCTCGATCATATGGAACTTTTAAAAGAAGTGACTATTAGCTAA
- the rodA gene encoding rod shape-determining protein RodA has product MEGQRALATKNSWRNQDHFDWALFLVTVALAVMGVINLYSATSIARAKLQDIYMQQVYWLGAGGILAIFVASIDYRHYERLGYILYGIGLIMLSFVLMLGRDIRGSSRWLYIGSLSLQPSELMKLLLIIALAKYLHNDPRTEPRSLKTLMTPTIICLLPILLILKQPDLGTALIHGLIFLSICSLLRIQFRSILILSASTAIFLPLIWSYVLKEYQRKRIIAFLNPEANILGSNWHAHHARIAIGNGGMRGQGFMRGTQNQFLFLPDQYSDFPFAVFAEDWGFIGCFTLVCLYGFLVLWAIRIASTARDRFGAVLAIGVGALIFWHALFNLGMVVGLFPVVGVTLPLFSYGGSSVLTILMGIGLLMNVSMRRFHAAGVPPFSRINLNF; this is encoded by the coding sequence ATGGAGGGACAAAGGGCTTTAGCCACGAAGAACTCATGGCGAAATCAAGATCACTTCGACTGGGCTCTTTTTTTAGTGACGGTAGCCCTTGCAGTGATGGGAGTCATTAATTTGTACTCAGCCACCAGCATCGCGCGAGCAAAGTTACAAGATATTTATATGCAGCAGGTATATTGGTTAGGAGCCGGAGGGATCCTGGCTATCTTTGTCGCTTCCATTGACTACCGCCATTATGAGCGACTCGGTTATATTCTCTATGGCATCGGTCTGATTATGCTTTCTTTTGTCTTGATGTTGGGCCGCGACATCCGCGGAAGTTCACGCTGGCTTTACATCGGCTCTCTCAGCTTGCAACCAAGCGAATTGATGAAATTGCTGCTGATCATTGCGCTTGCAAAATATCTTCACAATGACCCGCGGACAGAGCCTCGCTCGCTCAAGACATTGATGACTCCCACGATCATCTGCTTGCTCCCTATTCTTTTAATTCTAAAACAGCCCGACTTAGGGACGGCGTTGATTCATGGGCTCATCTTTCTGTCGATTTGTTCTCTTTTAAGGATCCAATTCCGCAGCATTTTGATTTTGAGCGCAAGCACAGCGATTTTCCTCCCCCTAATCTGGTCTTATGTTCTCAAAGAATACCAAAGAAAACGGATCATAGCATTCCTCAACCCTGAAGCGAATATCTTGGGCTCAAACTGGCATGCCCACCACGCACGGATCGCCATTGGAAATGGAGGGATGCGCGGGCAAGGATTTATGCGAGGCACGCAAAACCAGTTTCTCTTTTTACCCGATCAGTACAGCGACTTCCCCTTCGCCGTATTTGCAGAAGACTGGGGATTCATAGGCTGCTTTACGTTAGTTTGCCTCTATGGCTTTCTTGTTCTGTGGGCCATCCGGATCGCCTCGACCGCTCGCGACCGTTTTGGGGCAGTGTTGGCTATCGGCGTTGGCGCGCTTATCTTTTGGCACGCGCTCTTCAACTTAGGAATGGTTGTAGGCCTATTCCCGGTCGTAGGTGTAACACTCCCGCTCTTCTCCTACGGAGGCTCCAGTGTGTTGACCATTTTAATGGGGATAGGCTTGCTGATGAATGTATCGATGCGGCGATTCCACGCAGCAGGAGTGCCACCCTTCTCCCGAATCAACCTTAACTTCTAA
- a CDS encoding sensor histidine kinase, whose protein sequence is MDYEQTRKKDRKWATRFVLLFAVLVAVSILAYFTLRTTFQLEKLRRQSVFEATLELAMEKANRLDKFILEQDNVAITVAIPPESEHLVKQWLPTARRETPTIRSIAIFNNLYHLVSFISRDDEHSQEEEMFRALLTYQLIPTIKSSHPPSEQLQHLYAEYIGNRYLISYWKQLYRGEKYLIAAWHDINRIVKETLPALYAEATSPFPSRVNIVDAAGKIIFGPPLQGGEFMVGVHFPTTLPNWQLQVSPTGAEELTNRVRNRRLLELALVLLSFVVTVAGIGTILLNAERERRISILKGEFVANVSHELKTPLALIRMFGELLQSGRITSKSKRQQYLDIIVSESERLSSLIENVLDFAQVEKGRTSYNFQLEDVGAVVLRAVNVYRYRAEQEGVTLTVDIQENIPHASIDERAIQLVIINLIDNAIKYAPGGKIITIKVAQEDPHLTIRVTDQGPGIHPEDRERIFERFVRGNHSTLRYGLTQQPVRGSGIGLALVNHIALAHHGKAWVEGEVGQGSTFVLAIPWAIDESSSTTPPATKKREKPSTSPSRLLTTC, encoded by the coding sequence ATGGACTACGAGCAGACTAGAAAAAAAGATCGCAAGTGGGCCACACGCTTTGTACTGCTCTTCGCTGTCTTGGTTGCAGTCAGCATACTGGCCTATTTTACTCTCCGCACGACATTTCAGCTCGAAAAATTAAGGCGTCAGTCCGTTTTTGAAGCAACGCTAGAATTAGCAATGGAAAAGGCCAATCGATTGGATAAATTCATTTTAGAACAAGACAATGTAGCAATAACCGTAGCCATACCACCCGAGTCTGAACACCTCGTTAAACAGTGGCTTCCAACTGCACGGCGTGAAACTCCAACAATCCGATCGATCGCTATCTTCAATAATCTGTATCATTTGGTATCTTTTATTTCTCGCGATGACGAGCACTCTCAAGAAGAGGAGATGTTTCGCGCATTGCTCACCTACCAATTAATTCCAACCATCAAATCAAGTCATCCCCCTTCTGAACAACTGCAGCATTTATATGCAGAATACATAGGAAATAGGTATTTAATTAGTTATTGGAAGCAGCTCTATCGAGGAGAAAAATACCTGATCGCAGCTTGGCACGATATCAACCGAATTGTGAAAGAAACTCTGCCAGCACTCTATGCAGAAGCTACCAGTCCTTTCCCAAGCCGGGTTAACATCGTCGATGCAGCTGGGAAGATCATCTTCGGTCCTCCCCTACAAGGAGGAGAATTTATGGTAGGAGTTCACTTTCCGACCACACTTCCAAATTGGCAGCTTCAAGTATCTCCAACCGGAGCAGAAGAACTAACAAACCGCGTCCGGAATCGCAGATTGCTTGAACTCGCACTGGTTTTGTTATCCTTTGTTGTCACAGTTGCCGGAATCGGAACAATTCTTCTGAATGCAGAAAGAGAACGTCGAATCTCGATTTTAAAAGGGGAATTTGTGGCAAATGTAAGCCATGAATTAAAAACTCCATTAGCTCTTATCCGGATGTTCGGCGAGCTCCTTCAATCGGGCCGCATAACAAGTAAAAGTAAACGCCAACAGTACTTAGATATTATTGTCAGTGAAAGTGAACGGCTCTCTTCTTTGATTGAAAATGTGCTTGATTTTGCCCAAGTGGAAAAAGGTCGAACCTCTTACAATTTTCAATTGGAAGACGTAGGTGCTGTTGTGTTGCGAGCGGTCAACGTCTATCGCTATCGCGCAGAACAAGAGGGGGTTACTCTAACCGTAGATATTCAGGAAAATATTCCACACGCTTCTATCGATGAGCGAGCGATTCAACTGGTCATTATCAACTTGATAGATAATGCCATCAAATATGCACCAGGCGGCAAAATCATCACCATCAAAGTGGCTCAAGAAGATCCTCACCTTACGATTCGAGTTACCGATCAAGGACCAGGGATTCACCCAGAGGACAGGGAACGAATTTTTGAACGCTTCGTTCGAGGTAACCATTCTACTCTCCGCTATGGCCTGACCCAACAACCTGTTCGAGGAAGCGGCATCGGACTCGCTCTTGTCAATCACATCGCTCTCGCACACCACGGCAAGGCTTGGGTAGAGGGAGAGGTAGGTCAAGGAAGTACCTTTGTCCTAGCTATCCCCTGGGCTATTGATGAATCCTCTTCAACGACTCCCCCTGCAACAAAAAAAAGAGAGAAGCCATCAACTTCTCCTAGCCGTCTGTTAACAACCTGCTAA
- a CDS encoding ExbD/TolR family protein: MTEQPTSQQSPSSSAKPAVLPKRQQGASMVVYKRELRKEIRRRAVEPEINFLNITAMMDMMTIILVFLLKSMSSSSASIPQSADLQIPKSILMTEASQEGLPLIVSKSNIVVDDSSVCPLPANRTLGVEAKYKRNGPNDLYIVPLANSLQSWRERDKQVRIATGKDPSSSEAIIIADATTPYRLLTELLFTLGQTEFAKFHLLVLQSAAK; this comes from the coding sequence ATGACTGAACAGCCGACATCTCAACAAAGTCCTTCTTCTTCTGCTAAGCCTGCTGTACTTCCGAAAAGACAGCAAGGTGCAAGCATGGTGGTCTACAAACGGGAGCTCCGCAAGGAGATTCGACGTCGAGCTGTCGAGCCTGAGATTAACTTTCTCAACATCACTGCGATGATGGACATGATGACCATCATCCTGGTCTTCCTTCTGAAAAGCATGAGCTCTTCGAGTGCCTCGATCCCTCAGTCTGCGGATTTGCAGATCCCTAAAAGTATTTTGATGACAGAGGCTTCTCAGGAAGGGCTACCACTCATTGTTTCCAAGAGCAACATTGTTGTGGATGATAGTTCAGTATGCCCACTCCCTGCGAATCGCACGTTGGGAGTGGAGGCAAAATATAAGCGGAATGGCCCTAATGATCTCTATATTGTGCCATTGGCTAACTCTCTCCAATCATGGCGTGAGCGGGACAAGCAAGTGAGAATTGCTACGGGGAAAGATCCGAGTTCGTCGGAGGCTATCATAATAGCGGATGCAACAACCCCCTATCGTCTCTTGACGGAGCTCCTCTTTACCCTCGGGCAAACAGAATTTGCCAAATTCCATCTGTTGGTGTTGCAGTCTGCAGCTAAGTGA
- the mreC gene encoding rod shape-determining protein MreC yields the protein MTSLKRYRDAIIVVLFIAAPFFSLRSNIQRPDSLNSMDRLVLSMVTPVESIYSQILRGTSRLWHHYIALVHVQRENEQLAEENIQLRQEVRRLQQSQVENRELRRLLQLQEAPIGQSVSAQVIGKDFTQFFRVTRLVLDQRSREIRPHMPVIAPDGVVGAVLHVINNTIDVQLAVDAAFGIDAENERTKTRGFIRGTGNLTRYTCKVEMVTSQDEVQAGDLFVTSGKGKWFPRGIPIARVIDVVKREMGREQEVLAVPTVDFSRLDTALILINPSVDETFSDLHPYSSSRP from the coding sequence ATGACGTCTTTAAAGCGTTATCGTGATGCCATCATCGTTGTTCTATTTATTGCTGCCCCTTTCTTTTCGTTGCGGTCCAATATTCAGCGTCCTGATAGTTTAAACTCGATGGACCGACTCGTCTTATCGATGGTCACCCCTGTAGAGTCGATCTATTCTCAGATCCTCCGAGGCACATCTCGGCTGTGGCACCATTATATCGCGCTTGTACACGTACAAAGAGAAAACGAGCAGCTCGCTGAAGAGAACATCCAGCTGCGTCAAGAGGTCCGCCGCCTTCAACAGAGCCAAGTAGAAAACCGAGAACTGCGCCGTCTACTTCAACTGCAAGAAGCTCCTATCGGACAGAGTGTAAGCGCTCAGGTGATAGGGAAAGATTTTACTCAATTTTTTCGAGTGACTCGTCTGGTATTAGATCAGCGCTCACGCGAGATCCGTCCCCATATGCCTGTTATTGCACCCGACGGTGTGGTTGGCGCCGTCCTACACGTGATTAACAATACCATTGACGTGCAGCTGGCAGTGGATGCTGCTTTTGGAATTGACGCAGAAAATGAGCGCACAAAAACGCGTGGATTTATAAGAGGAACTGGTAATTTAACACGTTACACGTGCAAAGTAGAGATGGTCACCTCTCAAGATGAAGTCCAAGCCGGCGATCTCTTTGTCACCAGCGGTAAAGGAAAATGGTTTCCTCGAGGCATTCCGATTGCTCGAGTCATTGATGTTGTTAAACGAGAGATGGGACGAGAGCAAGAAGTGCTCGCCGTCCCTACGGTCGACTTCTCCCGTCTCGATACAGCGCTCATTCTTATCAATCCCTCTGTGGACGAAACCTTCTCGGATCTCCATCCCTATTCGTCGTCCCGCCCCTAA
- the rpmG gene encoding 50S ribosomal protein L33, whose protein sequence is MRDVIKMICSQCGRANYTTNKNKRTTIEKLEIKKFCPSCRKHFPHKEGKISKG, encoded by the coding sequence ATGCGAGATGTTATTAAGATGATTTGTTCTCAATGCGGGCGAGCCAATTACACGACCAATAAAAACAAACGAACAACCATCGAGAAGCTAGAAATCAAAAAATTCTGTCCTTCGTGCCGCAAGCATTTTCCTCATAAAGAAGGAAAAATTTCAAAGGGTTAG